The following are encoded in a window of Sminthopsis crassicaudata isolate SCR6 chromosome 3, ASM4859323v1, whole genome shotgun sequence genomic DNA:
- the POU3F1 gene encoding POU domain, class 3, transcription factor 1: MATTAQYLPRGPGGGAGGAGPLMHPDAAAAAAAAAAAERLHAGAAYREVQKLMHHEWLGASAGHPVGLAHHQWLPTGGGGGSDWASGPHLDHGKGGGGSRGDDGGGFHARLVHQGAAHAGAAWAQGGTPHHLGPAMSPSPGAGGGHQPQPLGLYAQAAAYPGAAGGGGLAGMLAAGGGGAGPGLHHGLHEDGHEAQLEPSPPPHLGGHGHGHAGGLHAGHLHPGAGGGGSSSVGEHSDEDAPSSDDLEQFAKQFKQRRIKLGFTQADVGLALGTLYGNVFSQTTICRFEALQLSFKNMCKLKPLLNKWLEETDSSTGSPTNLDKIAAQGRKRKKRTSIEVGVKGALESHFLKCPKPSAHEITGLADSLQLEKEVVRVWFCNRRQKEKRMTPAAGAGHPPMDDVYAPGELGPPGAGGGGASPPSAPPPPPPAPLHHHHHHTLQGSVQ, encoded by the coding sequence ATGGCCACCACCGCGCAGTACCTGCCGCGGGGCCCGGGCGGCGGGGCCGGGGGCGCCGGGCCGCTTATGCATCCGGACGCAGCTGCGGCGGcggccgcggcggcggcggccgaaAGACTCCACGCGGGGGCCGCGTACCGCGAGGTACAGAAGCTGATGCACCACGAGTGGCTGGGAGCAAGCGCGGGGCACCCCGTGGGCCTGGCCCATCACCAGTGGCTCCCtacgggcggcggcggcgggagcgACTGGGCAAGTGGCCCCCACTTGGACCACGGGAAGGGTGGAGGCGGCAGCCGTGGGGACGACGGCGGAGGCTTCCACGCGCGGCTGGTGCACCAGGGGGCGGCCCATGCGGGAGCGGCGTGGGCTCAAGGCGGGACACCTCACCACCTAGGCCCGGCCATGTCTCCGTCACCCGGGGCGGGCGGGGGTCACCAGCCCCAGCCTCTAGGGCTCTACGCGCAAGCGGCCGCGTACCCGGGAGCTGCCGGGGGCGGGGGCCTCGCGGGGATGCTAGCGGCTGGCGGGGGCGGCGCGGGGCCCGGCCTGCACCACGGGCTGCACGAAGACGGACACGAGGCGCAGCTGGAGCCGTCGCCGCCACCCCACCTGGGTGGACATGGACACGGACATGCGGGTGGGCTCCATGCGGGTCACCTGCACCCGGGCGCCGGCGGCGGCGGCTCCTCATCGGTCGGGGAGCACTCGGATGAGGACGCTCCGAGCTCCGACGACCTGGAGCAGTTCGCCAAGCAGTTCAAACAGAGGCGCATCAAACTGGGCTTCACGCAGGCCGACGTTGGGCTGGCGCTGGGCACACTCTACGGGAATGTCTTCTCGCAGACCACCATCTGCCGCTTCGAGGCCCTGCAGCTCAGCTTCAAGAACATGTGTAAATTGAAGCCGCTGCTGAACAAGTGGCTAGAGGAGACCGACTCTTCCACCGGCAGCCCCACCAACCTGGACAAGATCGCGGCGCAGGGACGCAAACGCAAGAAGCGCACGTCCATCGAGGTGGGCGTCAAGGGCGCTCTGGAGAGCCACTTCCTTAAGTGCCCCAAGCCGTCGGCTCACGAGATCACGGGCCTGGCCGACAGTCTGCAACTGGAGAAGGAGGTGGTGCGCGTCTGGTTCTGCAACCGGCGGCAGAAGGAGAAGCGCATGACCCCGGCCGCTGGCGCCGGCCACCCCCCTATGGACGACGTGTATGCGCCAGGTGAGCTGGGACCCCCCGGGGCCGGTGGCGGGGGCGCCTCGCCGCCCTCAGCCCCGCCGCCTCCACCACCCGCCCCGCtgcaccatcaccaccaccacacaCTGCAAGGATCCGTGCAGTGA